In the genome of Myxococcus stipitatus, one region contains:
- the hisD gene encoding histidinol dehydrogenase produces the protein MPPLPSFLRFQGPLAKLSPEDRRWLLLRGGAVDSRISARVRELIASVQLDGDSALFEMARRFDGVSLSSLEVPRARCEEALAALEPSLVRALTRAVRNIARAHEVQRPRAVEVETEPGVLVGRRPDPLGRVGVYAPGGRAVYPSSVLMGVVPAKVAGVAEVIVCSPPGRDGLPHASVLAASVLAGADRVFALGGAGAVAAMAYGTRSVPRVDRIVGPGNAYVAEAKLQVVGAVAIEAPAGPSEILVVADATANPEAVAREVLAQAEHDPDAACVVVALGAAVAEAIAEQVRALSVSAKRREIVDAALGSRGAVLSVASLEEAWPFVADFAPEHLLLATAEPAADLGRVRNAGTVFLGERSSVAYGDYMTGSNHVLPTAGLARAYSGLNLLDFYRWTTYQRVERAASAALADDVGLLADSEGLFAHAEAARAWRGA, from the coding sequence ATGCCCCCGCTTCCTTCGTTCCTCCGGTTCCAAGGTCCCCTCGCGAAGCTGTCGCCCGAGGACCGGCGCTGGCTGTTGCTGCGCGGGGGCGCGGTCGATTCGCGCATCTCCGCCCGGGTCCGCGAGCTCATCGCGAGCGTCCAGCTCGATGGGGACAGCGCGCTGTTCGAGATGGCGCGCCGGTTCGATGGGGTGTCGTTGTCTTCGTTGGAGGTGCCTCGGGCGCGCTGCGAGGAGGCGCTGGCGGCGCTGGAGCCCTCCCTGGTGCGCGCGTTGACGCGGGCCGTGCGCAACATCGCCCGGGCTCATGAGGTGCAGCGGCCTCGCGCGGTGGAGGTGGAGACAGAGCCTGGAGTGCTGGTGGGGCGCAGGCCGGATCCGCTGGGACGGGTCGGCGTGTACGCGCCTGGCGGGCGCGCGGTCTATCCCAGCAGCGTGTTGATGGGCGTGGTCCCGGCGAAGGTGGCGGGAGTGGCGGAGGTCATCGTCTGCTCTCCGCCGGGGCGTGACGGACTGCCCCACGCGAGCGTGCTGGCCGCGTCGGTGTTGGCGGGCGCGGATCGGGTCTTCGCGTTGGGTGGAGCGGGCGCGGTGGCGGCGATGGCGTACGGGACACGGAGCGTGCCGCGGGTGGACCGCATCGTCGGGCCCGGGAACGCATACGTCGCCGAAGCCAAGCTTCAGGTGGTGGGCGCAGTGGCCATCGAAGCGCCCGCGGGGCCGAGTGAAATCCTCGTCGTCGCCGACGCCACGGCGAATCCGGAGGCCGTGGCGCGAGAGGTCCTGGCTCAAGCGGAGCATGACCCGGACGCGGCCTGTGTCGTGGTGGCCTTGGGCGCAGCCGTCGCCGAGGCCATCGCCGAGCAGGTGCGGGCGCTGTCGGTGAGTGCGAAGCGGCGGGAGATTGTCGACGCGGCGTTGGGCTCGCGGGGCGCGGTGTTGAGCGTGGCCTCGCTGGAGGAGGCCTGGCCCTTCGTGGCGGACTTCGCACCGGAGCACCTGCTCCTCGCCACGGCGGAGCCCGCGGCGGACCTGGGGAGGGTGCGCAATGCGGGCACGGTCTTCCTCGGAGAGCGCTCGTCCGTTGCGTACGGCGACTACATGACGGGCTCGAATCACGTGCTGCCGACGGCGGGGTTGGCGCGGGCGTACTCGGGCCTCAACCTGCTCGACTTCTACCGGTGGACCACCTACCAGCGCGTGGAGCGTGCCGCGTCGGCGGCGCTGGCGGACGACGTGGGGTTGCTCGCGGACAGCGAGGGGCTCTTCGCTCACGCCGAGGCCGCCCGGGCCTGGAGGGGCGCATGA
- the thiO gene encoding glycine oxidase ThiO gives MRVSDVIIVGGGIMGCGIALRLRQAGARVTVLERSIPGAEASSAAAGMLAPQMEADGPGPFLELCLRSRGLYPAFAEELRELSGVDIAYRPSGVLKVAFTESSIHHVESTVLWQRGMGLRAELLDGAQARALEPRLSPKALAAAHFPDDHQVDNRLLVRALTMSAARAGAEFRSGYVRGIVHEAGRAVGVDLDGEVLRADAVVLAAGSWSSLVQGAGVEAKSVRPARGQMIQLQTRLPLVDHILTSEKGYVVPRADGRVIAGSTMELVGFDKQVTAAGLARILDMALELCPELANAPVTETWAGFRPWTEDKRPYLGEGPMPGLFLATGHFRNGILLAPITAKLVAQALLGERTSMDLAPFRYDRLPRAQA, from the coding sequence ATGCGAGTCTCGGACGTCATCATCGTGGGCGGGGGCATCATGGGCTGCGGCATCGCGCTGCGGCTGCGGCAGGCAGGCGCTCGAGTCACCGTGCTGGAGCGCTCCATCCCCGGCGCGGAGGCCAGCAGCGCGGCGGCCGGCATGCTCGCGCCGCAGATGGAAGCGGATGGCCCCGGCCCCTTCCTCGAGCTGTGCCTGCGCAGCCGCGGCCTGTATCCCGCGTTCGCCGAAGAGCTGCGGGAGCTGTCCGGCGTCGACATCGCCTACCGCCCCAGCGGCGTCCTCAAGGTGGCCTTCACCGAGTCCTCCATCCACCACGTCGAGTCCACCGTCCTCTGGCAGCGCGGCATGGGCCTGCGCGCGGAGCTCCTCGATGGCGCGCAGGCTCGCGCGCTGGAGCCTCGCCTCTCACCGAAGGCGCTCGCCGCCGCCCACTTCCCGGACGACCACCAGGTGGACAACCGGCTCCTCGTCCGCGCGCTGACGATGTCCGCCGCGCGCGCGGGCGCGGAGTTCCGCAGCGGCTACGTGCGCGGCATCGTCCACGAAGCGGGCCGCGCGGTGGGCGTGGACCTGGATGGTGAAGTGCTGCGCGCCGATGCCGTGGTGCTCGCCGCCGGCTCCTGGTCCTCGCTCGTCCAGGGCGCGGGCGTGGAGGCGAAGTCGGTGCGCCCGGCGCGCGGACAGATGATCCAGCTCCAGACGCGCCTGCCCCTCGTCGACCACATCCTCACGTCGGAGAAGGGCTACGTCGTCCCCCGCGCGGACGGACGCGTCATCGCCGGGAGCACCATGGAGCTGGTGGGCTTCGACAAGCAGGTGACGGCGGCGGGACTGGCGCGCATCCTCGACATGGCGCTGGAGCTGTGTCCGGAGCTGGCCAACGCCCCGGTGACGGAGACCTGGGCCGGCTTCCGTCCCTGGACGGAGGACAAGCGCCCCTACCTGGGAGAGGGCCCCATGCCGGGCCTCTTCCTGGCCACCGGCCACTTCCGCAACGGCATCCTCCTGGCGCCCATCACCGCGAAGCTCGTGGCCCAGGCCCTCCTCGGAGAGCGGACGAGCATGGACCTGGCCCCCTTCAGGTATGATCGGCTCCCCCGAGCCCAGGCGTGA
- the hisG gene encoding ATP phosphoribosyltransferase: protein MLLKIALPNKGRLSEEVRELFNEAGLEVRVRGDRALTASLGGEFEAIFVRARDIPEFVADGAAHAGVTGWDLVNEAGRHLEHLMDLELGRCRLVVAAREESGIGEASDVRDGMRVASCFPRLTRDYFARRGQSITVVPVSGATEIAPHLGIADIVVDLTSTGSTLKMNGLREVATVLESSARLVACQANDAQVRGTLDELRLALGSVLAARGKRYVMANVPKEMLPRVREVLPGLNGPTVVDVMDGGRFVAVHAVVPAKAIYRTVNALKSLGGEGILVTRIERLVA, encoded by the coding sequence ATGTTGCTGAAGATTGCCCTGCCCAACAAAGGCCGTCTGTCCGAAGAGGTTCGTGAGCTGTTCAACGAAGCGGGCCTGGAGGTGCGTGTCCGAGGAGACCGCGCGCTCACCGCGTCGTTGGGCGGTGAGTTCGAAGCCATCTTCGTGCGTGCCCGAGACATCCCGGAGTTCGTCGCGGACGGGGCCGCGCATGCGGGGGTGACGGGCTGGGATTTGGTGAACGAGGCGGGGCGGCATCTCGAGCACCTGATGGACCTGGAGCTGGGCCGGTGTCGGCTCGTGGTGGCGGCGCGTGAGGAGAGCGGCATCGGGGAGGCCAGCGACGTGCGGGACGGCATGCGCGTGGCGTCGTGCTTCCCTCGGCTGACGCGGGACTACTTCGCGCGGCGGGGGCAGAGCATCACCGTGGTTCCCGTCTCGGGGGCGACGGAGATTGCGCCCCACCTGGGCATCGCGGACATCGTGGTGGACCTGACGTCCACCGGGTCCACGTTGAAGATGAACGGGCTGCGAGAAGTGGCCACGGTGCTGGAGTCCAGCGCGAGGCTGGTGGCGTGCCAGGCGAACGACGCGCAGGTGCGTGGCACGCTGGACGAGTTGAGGCTCGCGCTGGGCTCGGTGCTCGCGGCGCGGGGCAAGCGATACGTGATGGCCAACGTGCCGAAGGAGATGCTCCCTCGGGTGCGTGAGGTGTTGCCGGGGCTCAACGGGCCCACGGTGGTCGACGTGATGGACGGAGGGCGCTTCGTCGCGGTGCACGCGGTGGTGCCAGCGAAGGCCATCTACCGCACCGTCAATGCCCTGAAGTCCCTGGGAGGCGAGGGCATCCTCGTCACCCGGATTGAAAGGTTGGTGGCGTGA
- a CDS encoding DUF4870 domain-containing protein: protein METPPREQMGSYITGSPMLTQDEKTMGLVAHIGSILGNFVGLGFAVPLVLMLTKGKESSFIREHAVESLNFQITCFIAAAIAVATSCIGIGLLLLPVVGILALVFPIIGGLKANEGQAYKYPFALRLVK, encoded by the coding sequence ATGGAGACTCCACCGCGGGAGCAGATGGGTTCGTACATCACGGGATCGCCGATGCTGACGCAGGATGAGAAGACGATGGGGCTGGTCGCTCACATCGGCAGCATCCTCGGCAACTTCGTGGGGCTGGGTTTCGCCGTGCCGCTGGTGCTGATGCTGACGAAGGGCAAGGAGTCCTCCTTCATCCGCGAGCACGCGGTGGAGTCGCTGAACTTCCAGATCACGTGTTTCATCGCGGCCGCCATCGCGGTGGCCACGTCCTGCATCGGCATCGGCCTGCTGCTGCTGCCCGTGGTCGGCATCCTGGCGCTGGTGTTCCCCATCATCGGCGGGCTGAAGGCGAACGAGGGTCAGGCGTACAAGTACCCGTTCGCTCTCCGGCTGGTGAAGTAG
- a CDS encoding HD-GYP domain-containing protein — MEAIPPAPPRILIVDDDDSVRDVISVLLREEGYNCVVASGAEMALDVAGEDDTPLVISDMKMPGKDGLWLLENLRERLPDTSVIMLTGYGDTESAVDCLRRGAVDYLLKPPKLTDLIRAIERALAKRRIEMARKRYQKKLERKVRDRTAELRSALHNIANTYQNTLLALVAALDAREHETSDHSQRVVSYTSAIATRMGIQGKELEEIGRGALLHDIGKIGVPDAVLLKPGKLTPDEWLEMRKHPEIGFQMIQAIPFLATPSAIVLSHQERFDGAGYPRGLQRQEIHIGARIFAVADTLDAMTSDRPYRKGTSFANAIQEIRRCANTQFDPEVVRAFLDIGEEGLIRIKEEMALKKLQLPQAEQEANDAEAELARLTDLDDDLEASPAPPARPSTSEAAEPKAPIIRSATGSEG; from the coding sequence GTGGAAGCCATACCCCCTGCCCCACCCCGAATCCTCATCGTCGACGATGACGACTCCGTGCGAGACGTCATCTCGGTCCTCCTGCGTGAAGAGGGCTACAACTGCGTCGTCGCGAGCGGCGCCGAGATGGCGCTGGACGTCGCGGGCGAGGACGACACCCCGCTCGTCATCAGCGACATGAAGATGCCGGGCAAGGACGGCCTCTGGCTGCTGGAGAACCTTCGGGAGCGGCTGCCGGACACGTCGGTCATCATGCTCACCGGCTACGGCGACACGGAGTCCGCGGTGGACTGCCTGCGCCGAGGCGCGGTGGACTACCTGCTCAAGCCACCCAAGCTCACCGACCTCATCCGCGCCATCGAGCGGGCGCTCGCCAAGCGGCGCATCGAGATGGCCCGCAAGCGCTACCAGAAGAAGCTGGAGCGCAAGGTCCGGGACCGCACGGCGGAGCTGCGGAGCGCGCTGCACAACATCGCCAACACCTACCAGAACACGCTGCTGGCGCTGGTGGCCGCGCTCGACGCGCGCGAGCACGAGACGAGCGACCACTCGCAGCGCGTGGTCAGCTACACGTCCGCCATCGCCACGCGCATGGGCATCCAGGGCAAGGAGCTGGAGGAGATCGGCCGAGGCGCGCTCCTGCACGACATCGGGAAGATCGGCGTGCCGGACGCGGTGCTGCTCAAGCCGGGCAAGCTGACGCCGGACGAGTGGCTGGAGATGCGCAAGCATCCGGAGATCGGCTTCCAGATGATTCAAGCCATCCCCTTCCTCGCCACCCCGTCCGCCATCGTCCTGTCGCACCAGGAGCGCTTCGACGGCGCGGGCTATCCGCGGGGGCTCCAGCGGCAGGAGATCCACATCGGCGCGCGCATCTTCGCCGTGGCCGACACGCTGGACGCCATGACGAGCGACCGGCCGTACCGCAAGGGCACGTCGTTCGCGAACGCCATCCAGGAGATCCGCCGCTGCGCCAACACCCAGTTCGACCCGGAAGTCGTCCGGGCGTTCCTGGACATCGGCGAAGAGGGCCTCATCCGCATCAAGGAGGAGATGGCGCTCAAGAAGCTCCAGCTCCCGCAGGCGGAGCAGGAGGCCAACGACGCGGAGGCCGAGCTGGCGCGACTGACGGACCTGGACGACGACCTCGAGGCCTCCCCCGCCCCGCCCGCGCGCCCCAGCACGAGCGAGGCAGCGGAGCCCAAGGCGCCCATCATCCGGTCCGCCACGGGCAGCGAGGGCTGA
- the moaA gene encoding GTP 3',8-cyclase MoaA, whose translation MTPVPATDPLAPPLLDAQGRRMTYLRLSITDRCNFRCTYCSPASWGGKKDLLNPEELARIASLFAAMGIRRVRLTGGEPLIRPDILDIARRLSSIPGVRHLAITTNASHLESLAVPLREAGVDQLNLSLDTLSAETFRRISKQGDFDAVLRGIDRAAEAGYGTLKLNVVVMRGVNDGEARALVDYAHARGITPRFIELMPFGQGVPVPTAELVEQLRATGLPLEPEPEEPGSAADSVTSGPARYMRAPGGRVGFISPLTQNFCGGCNRVRVASNGDLRSCLGGRAQAPLHQLIRGGATDVELARAIRAALGDKPEGHRFTEPGNGATLLSMMGIGG comes from the coding sequence ATGACGCCCGTCCCCGCCACTGATCCGCTCGCTCCGCCCTTGCTGGACGCGCAGGGGCGCCGCATGACGTACCTGCGGCTGAGCATCACGGACCGCTGCAACTTCCGCTGCACGTACTGCTCACCGGCGTCGTGGGGCGGCAAGAAGGACCTGCTGAACCCCGAGGAGCTGGCGCGCATCGCGTCCCTCTTCGCGGCCATGGGCATCCGCCGCGTGCGCCTCACCGGCGGCGAGCCGCTCATCCGGCCGGACATCCTGGACATCGCCCGCCGCCTCTCCAGCATCCCGGGCGTGCGCCACCTGGCCATCACCACCAACGCGAGCCACCTGGAGTCCCTCGCCGTCCCCCTGCGCGAGGCGGGCGTCGATCAGCTCAACCTCAGCCTGGACACGCTGTCCGCGGAGACCTTCCGCCGCATCTCCAAGCAGGGTGACTTCGACGCGGTGCTCAGAGGCATCGACCGCGCCGCCGAGGCGGGCTACGGCACGCTCAAGCTCAACGTCGTGGTGATGCGAGGGGTCAACGACGGCGAGGCCCGCGCGCTGGTCGACTACGCCCACGCACGCGGCATCACGCCCCGCTTCATCGAGCTGATGCCCTTCGGCCAGGGTGTCCCCGTGCCCACCGCGGAGCTCGTCGAACAGCTGCGGGCCACGGGCCTGCCCCTCGAGCCCGAGCCCGAGGAGCCAGGCAGCGCCGCGGACTCCGTCACCTCCGGCCCCGCACGCTACATGCGCGCTCCGGGCGGCCGCGTGGGCTTCATCTCGCCCCTCACCCAGAACTTCTGCGGCGGGTGCAACCGCGTGCGGGTGGCCTCCAACGGCGACTTGAGAAGCTGCCTGGGAGGCCGCGCGCAGGCGCCCTTGCACCAGCTCATCCGGGGCGGAGCCACTGATGTGGAGCTCGCACGCGCCATCCGCGCGGCGCTGGGTGACAAGCCGGAAGGCCACCGCTTCACGGAGCCGGGCAACGGCGCCACGCTGCTGTCCATGATGGGCATCGGCGGCTGA